In Leptospira licerasiae serovar Varillal str. VAR 010, the genomic window CAAGAATGCGTTCATACGCCCTTCTCCTTCCGGAGATTCCTTAGGAGGAGTCGCACGTAAAACTAGAGAGACAATCTTTCTTTGCGAGGCCGCCGGATTCGATACTGTACTTGTGGAAACAGTCGGAGTCGGGCAATCCGAAACAGCAGTCAATTCGATGGTGGATATTTTCCTTCTTCTTTTAATAGCAGGAGCAGGAGACGAATTGCAAGGGATCAAGCGCGGGATCATGGAGATGGCGGACCTAATCGCAGTCACCAAAGCGGACGGTGAAAATATCACACGAGCAAATAGAGCAAAAGCGGAAACAATTTCCGCGATTCATTTTCTTCCTTCTCATGAATCAGGGATCAAAACTGAAGTTAGAACATGCTCAGCTGTTACTGGAGAAGGTATCGCCGAAATCTGGACTGAAATTTTGAATTTTATCCAAACAATCAAAGCAAAAGGTTATCTTGATAAAAAAAGAAAAGAACAGGCTAAACATTGGTTACATGAATCCGTGCAATCCATGTTATTAGATGATTTCTTTTCTAAGTTAGGAGATGATT contains:
- the meaB gene encoding methylmalonyl Co-A mutase-associated GTPase MeaB, giving the protein MPQTEGEKETHIRGSVKKKSLPDADTFSRGILAGDIVLLSRAITLIESTLPSHQELAEAILEKCLPHSGKSIRVGITGIPGVGKSTFIEAFGNHLLAQGRKIAVLTIDPTSQLSRGSILGDKTRMETLSRSKNAFIRPSPSGDSLGGVARKTRETIFLCEAAGFDTVLVETVGVGQSETAVNSMVDIFLLLLIAGAGDELQGIKRGIMEMADLIAVTKADGENITRANRAKAETISAIHFLPSHESGIKTEVRTCSAVTGEGIAEIWTEILNFIQTIKAKGYLDKKRKEQAKHWLHESVQSMLLDDFFSKLGDDFQKAEELVTQGLAGSYQTARRLVKHYKHEDNQI